A DNA window from Rhodocyclaceae bacterium contains the following coding sequences:
- a CDS encoding KUP/HAK/KT family potassium transporter, producing MRPPVRGHDPRVQALALAALGVVFGDIGTSPLYAMKEVFSEAYAVTATHDHVLGAVSLVLWSLMLVVSVKYVMFIMHADNRGEGGIMALIALVLRERVFLLTVVIADVPYVAHDQRIAVEPLGNGFYRVLIHFGFRDIPDVPAAMARLPAVGHPFEMMATSFFLSRETVVPTVRAGMALWRERLFATMARNAGSAAAYFRLPPNRVIELGTQVEI from the coding sequence ATGCGCCCGCCGGTGCGCGGACACGACCCGCGTGTCCAGGCGCTGGCCCTTGCCGCGCTGGGCGTCGTCTTCGGCGACATCGGTACCAGCCCGCTGTATGCGATGAAGGAAGTGTTCTCGGAGGCCTACGCGGTCACCGCGACACACGACCATGTGCTGGGCGCGGTGTCGCTGGTGCTCTGGTCGCTGATGCTGGTGGTGTCGGTGAAGTACGTGATGTTCATCATGCACGCCGACAACCGCGGCGAGGGCGGCATCATGGCGCTCATCGCACTGGTGCTGCGCGAGCGGGTGTTCCTGCTCACGGTGGTCATCGCCGACGTGCCCTATGTCGCCCACGACCAGCGCATCGCCGTCGAACCGCTGGGCAACGGCTTCTACCGCGTGCTGATCCACTTCGGCTTCCGGGACATCCCGGACGTGCCGGCCGCCATGGCGCGCCTGCCCGCCGTGGGCCATCCGTTCGAGATGATGGCGACTTCTTTCTTCCTGTCGCGCGAGACCGTGGTGCCGACAGTCAGGGCCGGCATGGCGCTCTGGCGGGAGCGTCTGTTCGCGACCATGGCCCGCAATGCCGGCAGTGCTGCAGCCTACTTCCGGCTGCCGCCGAACCGCGTGATCGAGCTGGGCACGCAGGTCGAGATCTGA
- a CDS encoding class 1 fructose-bisphosphatase, with amino-acid sequence MRRVTFTQYLVEQERKRRTVPAELRLLLEVIARACKAISHAVGKGELADVLGAAGTDNVQGEAQKKLDVISNEVLVEANSWGGSLAAMASEEMEEPYQIPNEYPKGRYLLLFDPLDGSSNIDVNVSIGTIFSILECPPDVTDPDESSFLQPGAKQVAAGFAVYGPSTVMVLTVGHGTVGFTLDREVGTWVLTQPRIEIPVSTKEFAINMSNARNWPAPIKRYIDECVAGKDGPRDKDFNMRWVASMVADVYRILTRGGIFMYPADTRHKEGRLRLLYEANPMAFIVEQAGGAASTGTQRIMDVQPARLHQRIGVVLGSTEEVERVERYFAEAG; translated from the coding sequence ATGCGGCGTGTCACCTTCACCCAGTACCTCGTCGAACAGGAACGCAAGCGCAGGACGGTCCCTGCAGAGCTGCGGCTTCTGCTGGAAGTGATCGCCCGCGCGTGCAAGGCGATCAGCCATGCGGTGGGCAAGGGTGAACTGGCCGATGTGCTCGGTGCCGCCGGCACCGACAACGTGCAGGGCGAGGCTCAGAAGAAGCTCGACGTCATCTCCAACGAGGTGCTGGTCGAGGCCAATTCATGGGGCGGCAGCCTGGCCGCCATGGCCTCCGAGGAGATGGAAGAACCGTACCAGATCCCGAACGAGTACCCCAAGGGCCGCTACCTGCTGCTGTTCGATCCGCTCGACGGCTCGTCCAACATCGACGTCAACGTCTCGATCGGTACCATCTTCTCCATCCTCGAGTGCCCGCCCGATGTGACCGACCCGGACGAGTCCAGCTTCCTGCAGCCCGGCGCGAAGCAGGTCGCCGCCGGCTTCGCCGTGTACGGCCCGTCGACCGTGATGGTGCTCACGGTCGGCCACGGCACGGTCGGCTTCACCCTCGACCGCGAGGTAGGCACCTGGGTACTCACCCAGCCACGCATCGAGATCCCGGTGTCCACCAAGGAATTCGCGATCAACATGTCGAACGCGCGAAACTGGCCGGCACCGATCAAGCGCTACATCGACGAGTGCGTCGCCGGCAAGGACGGGCCGCGCGACAAGGATTTCAACATGCGCTGGGTCGCGTCGATGGTGGCCGATGTCTATCGCATCCTGACCCGCGGCGGCATCTTCATGTATCCCGCCGACACACGGCACAAGGAAGGCCGCCTGCGGTTGCTGTACGAAGCCAACCCGATGGCCTTCATCGTCGAGCAGGCGGGCGGCGCAGCCAGCACCGGCACCCAGCGCATCATGGACGTGCAGCCCGCCAGGCTGCACCAGCGCATCGGCGTCGTGCTCGGTTCCACGGAAGAGGTGGAGCGGGTCGAGCGCTACTTCGCGGAAGCCGGTTGA
- a CDS encoding sulfite exporter TauE/SafE family protein codes for MMPEPATLAVCLVAIFAIAFMKGAFGGGLAALGIPLMSLVLDPISAGALMAPLFIVMDVVAFRYWKPATWSRRDLAWLVPPMVVGIGVGWWFMSLMNPYWVAVVVALVTLGFAAQWFAGGSRIVVRPRSKWRALLAGGTSGITTMVAHSGGPPVAVYLLSIGLSKSVYAGTTSMYFTVANAVKAGPWLLLGQPDAKLWILIAACTSVVPAGVWVGWRLHQRLDQRQLYSLCYVLLVLTSLKLLWDGIRGLSG; via the coding sequence ATGATGCCGGAGCCGGCGACGCTGGCTGTATGCCTGGTCGCGATCTTCGCGATCGCGTTCATGAAGGGCGCGTTCGGCGGCGGCCTGGCGGCACTGGGCATCCCCCTGATGTCGCTGGTGCTCGACCCGATCTCGGCTGGCGCGTTGATGGCGCCGCTGTTCATCGTGATGGACGTGGTCGCCTTCCGCTACTGGAAGCCGGCCACCTGGTCGCGCCGGGACCTCGCCTGGCTGGTGCCGCCGATGGTCGTGGGTATCGGGGTCGGCTGGTGGTTCATGAGCCTGATGAACCCGTACTGGGTGGCCGTCGTGGTCGCGCTGGTCACGCTCGGCTTCGCGGCACAGTGGTTCGCCGGGGGCAGCCGCATCGTCGTGCGACCACGCTCGAAGTGGCGGGCGCTGCTGGCCGGTGGCACCTCGGGCATCACCACGATGGTGGCACACAGCGGAGGCCCCCCGGTGGCCGTGTACCTGCTTTCGATCGGCCTGTCCAAGTCGGTGTACGCCGGCACGACCAGCATGTACTTCACCGTCGCCAACGCGGTGAAGGCCGGTCCCTGGCTGCTGCTAGGCCAGCCGGACGCGAAGCTCTGGATCCTGATCGCGGCCTGCACCAGCGTGGTGCCCGCGGGCGTGTGGGTCGGCTGGCGCCTGCACCAGCGGCTCGACCAGCGACAGCTCTATTCGCTCTGCTACGTGCTGCTGGTCCTGACCTCGCTCAAGCTGCTGTGGGACGGCATCCGCGGCCTGTCCGGCTGA
- a CDS encoding thiamine pyrophosphate-binding protein, translated as MTSTNHPPRTGGQILADQLRIHGVDLAFGVPGESYLALLDAMHDHREAMRFVICRQEGGAANMADAYGKLTGRPGICMVTRGPGATNASIGVHTAFQDSTPMILFIGQVARDYIDRESFQEIDYRRFYGPFMSKWTAQVDSAARLPEYVSRAFHVATSGRPGPVVLALPEDMLTETACVADASPYRRVQASPAAADLQTLHARLAAAKRPFLMIGGSGWTTQAVEDIAAFAQANRLPVGCSFRCQDLMDNRSPNYAGDVGVGINPVLAERIRSADLLLVVGPRLGEMATQGYTLLDVPRMKPALVHVHAGAEELGRVYQGDQLINAGMPEMAAALRALPPVPDEVVAGWSDWTASAHADYLKTLEPVAPPGDVNLSIVLRQLRQRLPDDAIVTNGAGNYAAWLHRFFDYRSYRTQLAPTSGAMGYGVPSAVAAALVHPGRVVVSWNGDGCFMMNGQEMATAAQFGAKVVFCVVNNGMFGTIRMHQEREYPARVSGTELKNPDFVALGRAYGAHAELVTRTDEFAAALERCLAHDGPSLIEIRTDPEAITPRTTLTALRNAKR; from the coding sequence ATGACCTCCACGAACCACCCGCCGCGTACCGGCGGCCAGATCCTCGCCGACCAGTTGCGCATCCATGGGGTCGACCTCGCGTTCGGCGTCCCCGGCGAGAGCTATCTCGCCCTGCTCGACGCGATGCACGACCACCGCGAGGCAATGCGTTTCGTGATCTGCCGACAGGAAGGCGGTGCGGCGAACATGGCCGACGCCTATGGCAAGCTGACCGGCCGGCCGGGCATCTGCATGGTCACGCGCGGCCCGGGGGCGACCAACGCATCGATCGGCGTGCACACTGCCTTCCAGGATTCGACGCCGATGATCCTGTTCATCGGACAGGTGGCGCGCGACTACATCGACCGCGAGTCGTTCCAGGAAATCGACTACCGCCGCTTCTACGGGCCTTTCATGAGCAAATGGACCGCGCAGGTCGATTCGGCCGCGCGCCTGCCCGAGTATGTCAGCCGTGCCTTCCACGTCGCCACGTCGGGCCGACCGGGCCCGGTCGTACTCGCACTGCCCGAAGACATGCTGACCGAGACGGCCTGCGTGGCCGATGCATCGCCCTATCGGCGCGTGCAGGCCAGCCCGGCGGCGGCAGATCTGCAGACGCTGCATGCACGGCTCGCAGCGGCGAAGCGCCCGTTCCTGATGATCGGGGGCAGCGGCTGGACCACCCAGGCCGTCGAGGACATCGCGGCGTTCGCCCAGGCCAACCGCCTGCCGGTCGGCTGCTCGTTCCGCTGCCAGGACCTGATGGACAACCGGTCGCCGAACTATGCGGGCGATGTCGGTGTCGGCATCAATCCGGTGCTCGCCGAGCGCATCCGCAGCGCCGACCTGCTGCTGGTGGTCGGACCCCGACTGGGCGAGATGGCGACCCAGGGCTACACGCTGCTCGATGTGCCCCGGATGAAGCCCGCCCTGGTGCACGTGCATGCCGGCGCCGAGGAACTCGGACGCGTTTATCAGGGCGACCAGCTGATCAATGCCGGCATGCCGGAGATGGCCGCCGCTCTGCGCGCACTGCCGCCGGTACCGGACGAAGTGGTGGCCGGGTGGAGCGACTGGACGGCCAGCGCCCACGCCGATTACCTGAAAACGCTGGAACCGGTAGCGCCGCCGGGGGACGTGAACCTGTCGATCGTGCTGCGCCAGCTCCGGCAGCGCCTGCCCGACGATGCGATCGTGACCAACGGTGCCGGCAACTATGCGGCCTGGCTGCATCGCTTCTTCGACTATCGCAGCTACCGCACGCAGCTTGCACCCACCAGCGGCGCGATGGGCTACGGCGTACCCTCCGCCGTGGCCGCCGCACTGGTCCATCCCGGCCGGGTGGTAGTGTCCTGGAACGGCGACGGCTGCTTCATGATGAACGGCCAGGAGATGGCCACCGCGGCACAGTTCGGTGCGAAGGTCGTGTTCTGCGTGGTCAACAACGGCATGTTCGGCACCATCCGGATGCACCAGGAACGCGAGTACCCGGCGCGGGTCTCCGGCACCGAACTGAAGAACCCCGACTTCGTCGCGCTCGGCCGTGCCTACGGCGCACATGCCGAACTCGTCACACGCACCGACGAGTTCGCGGCGGCACTCGAGCGCTGCCTCGCGCACGACGGCCCGTCGCTGATCGAGATCCGTACCGACCCCGAGGCGATCACCCCGCGCACCACCCTGACCGCGCTGCGTAACGCGAAACGCTGA